A window of Equus caballus isolate H_3958 breed thoroughbred chromosome 10, TB-T2T, whole genome shotgun sequence contains these coding sequences:
- the FXYD3 gene encoding FXYD domain-containing ion transport regulator 3 isoform X3, with translation MQDLVALSLLVLLAGLPALEANDPEDKNSPFYYDWHSLRVSGLICAGILCAVGILVLMSEWRSGRWGGGGKGAGKAGLWAPPLTIPLPPTGGKCKCKFRQKPSHRPGDAPPLITPGSAQ, from the exons ATGCAAGACCTGGTGGCCCTGAGCCTGCTCGTCCTCCTGGCAG GCCTGCCTGCCCTGGAAGCCAACGACCCCGAAG ATAAAAACAGTCCTTTCTACTATG ACTGGCACAGCCTCCGGGTCAGCGGGCTCATCTGTGCGGGGATTCTGTGCGCCGTGGGCATCCTGGTCCTCATGAGTGAGTGGAGGAgtgggcggtggggggggggggggaagggggcgGGCAAGGCAGGGCTGTGGGCCCCTCCCCTGaccattcccctccccccaacaggTGGGAAATGCAAATGCAAGTTCCGCCAGAAGCCCAG CCACCGACCAGGGGATGCCCCACCTCTCATCACTCCAG GCTCTGCCCAGTAA
- the FXYD3 gene encoding FXYD domain-containing ion transport regulator 3 isoform X1: MLALAIKIMTTYACGRGAWAGRGQGDAQRPGADRRHAGPQDAGGWTDSRPGRDQCWHVDMQDLVALSLLVLLAGLPALEANDPEDKNSPFYYDWHSLRVSGLICAGILCAVGILVLMSEWRSGRWGGGGKGAGKAGLWAPPLTIPLPPTGGKCKCKFRQKPSHRPGDAPPLITPGSAQ, translated from the exons ATGTTAGCTCTTGCCATCAAGATTATGACAACATACGCTTGTGGCCGTGGGGcgtgggcagggagagggcagggggacGCGCAGAGACCAGGGGCTGATCGCAGGCATGCAGGACCACAGGACGCAGGAGGATGGACTGATTCTAGACCAGGAAGGGACCAG TGCTGGCACGTCGACATGCAAGACCTGGTGGCCCTGAGCCTGCTCGTCCTCCTGGCAG GCCTGCCTGCCCTGGAAGCCAACGACCCCGAAG ATAAAAACAGTCCTTTCTACTATG ACTGGCACAGCCTCCGGGTCAGCGGGCTCATCTGTGCGGGGATTCTGTGCGCCGTGGGCATCCTGGTCCTCATGAGTGAGTGGAGGAgtgggcggtggggggggggggggaagggggcgGGCAAGGCAGGGCTGTGGGCCCCTCCCCTGaccattcccctccccccaacaggTGGGAAATGCAAATGCAAGTTCCGCCAGAAGCCCAG CCACCGACCAGGGGATGCCCCACCTCTCATCACTCCAG GCTCTGCCCAGTAA
- the FXYD3 gene encoding FXYD domain-containing ion transport regulator 3 isoform X2: MQDLVALSLLVLLAGLPALEANDPEDKNSPFYYDWHSLRVSGLICAGILCAVGILVLMSGKCKCKFRQKPSHRPGDAPPLITPGSAQ; encoded by the exons ATGCAAGACCTGGTGGCCCTGAGCCTGCTCGTCCTCCTGGCAG GCCTGCCTGCCCTGGAAGCCAACGACCCCGAAG ATAAAAACAGTCCTTTCTACTATG ACTGGCACAGCCTCCGGGTCAGCGGGCTCATCTGTGCGGGGATTCTGTGCGCCGTGGGCATCCTGGTCCTCATGA gTGGGAAATGCAAATGCAAGTTCCGCCAGAAGCCCAG CCACCGACCAGGGGATGCCCCACCTCTCATCACTCCAG GCTCTGCCCAGTAA